The Pseudomonadota bacterium region TAAACCTAAGGCTCTTTAGACCATTCCCGACAAAAGAACTATTATTCGCATTGAAGGGCAAAAAAAGGGTTGCGGTGATCGAGCGGGTTATGCCAGGTGGTGCTACAAACGGCCCCCTCTTTAACGAAATCTCATCCCTTGTCCATAGCAATCGAATGAATATATCTATAGAGGATTATATTGTCGGCCTCGGTGGGAGAGACGTCCTTCCAGAAGATTTTAGAGATATATTCGATGAAATAAAAGCTACCCCGGGAAAAAGGACCAAATCAAAGAAAGACAAAAACTTTAGTGTAATAGGGGTGAGAGGATGATGTTACCAAGTATTGATATCTATGCGGCAAATACAGTTTCAAGGGAAGAATTTGCCGTCTCGGGTCACAGGGCATGCCAGGGTTGTGCAGAGATACTTGCAGTAAGGTTAGCCCTTAAAGCTTTTGGACGTAATACAATAATGGTAATGGCCACAGGCTGTATGGAGATTATATCTACTCCGCTCCCTACTACTGATTGGAAACTACCATGGATCCATGTTGCCTTTGAGAACGCCGCCGCTGTTGCATCAGGTGTTGAATCGGCACTCAAGATTCTCATGGAAAAGAATAAGATTCCACGGAAGGATATCAATGTGGTTACTATAGGTGGTGACGGTGGAACAAGTGATATAGGACTCCAGGCACTCTCAGGTGCACTGGAGCGAGGACACAAGTTTACCTATATATGTGTGGATAACGAAGCCTATATGAATACAGGGATTCAACGTTCATCTTCCACACCATATGGTGCCATGACTACTACAACCCCTCCTGGAAAGAAGAGTATAGGACAATCCACTTGGAAGAAGGATATGCCAAAAATTGCTGCAGCCCATAACATTCCTTATGTTGCCACAGCCTGTCCTTCATACCCCTTTGACCTTCTTGCCAAAATAAAGAAGGCAAAAATGGTATATGGACCATCATATATCCATGTACTCTCGGTATGTCCCACGGGCTGGAGGATACCTTCTAATATGGCGATAAGATATGGAAGGCTTGCGGTTGAGACAGGTATATTCCCATTATACGAGATAGAAAACGGCGAATACAGACTTACATATAATCCGGAACCGCTGAGGCAGGTTGGAGATTACCTTAACGGGCAGGGCAGGTTCAGACACCTGACCCCCGAGACAATATCAGAGATACGGGAACACGTGAATGCAGATTGGGAGAGATTGAAACATTTATGCGGAGTGAAGTAGTGGGTATAAAAAAATTAGGTGGTAGACATTATATTATATTCTGCCTACTGCCTACTGATTTCTGCTTACTGATTACCTAAGAAGGGGGTATTATGGAGGTTGATATTGGAAAGCTAAACACCATTTTAAACAAGTATGGCGGGGATAAATCATATATACTCGCTATGTTTCAAGATATTCAAAAGGAATACAGATACCTGCCAAAAGATACCCTCAAATATATATGTGACAAATTAAATATACCATTTAGCAAGGGTTATGAGGTTGCCACATTTTACAAAGCTATTTCTCTCAAACCGAGAGGTAAACATACGATCCATGTATGTCTTGGAACAGCGTGCCATCTTCGTGGTGGGCCAAACATTCTTGATTCATTTGAACGTGTGCTCAACGTAAAGAAGGGGGATACAACCGGAGACGGTATGTTTACCCTTGAATCAGTGAATTGTCTTGGTGCATGTGCCTTAGCGCCTCTTGTAAAGGTTGATGAAAAGGACTTTGGAAAGACAACGTCAGTTACGGTTAATAAGATAATCAGTGAATTTAAAGATGGAGAATAATTATGATTATTTCGCCTGAACAACTCGATAACATTGCTTTAGAATACAAGAAAAAGGTTAAAATATATGACAAGGTCGTAAAAATCTGCTGCGGAACAGGCTGTATATCATCAGGGTCTCTTAAATTATACGATAGATTTAAGGATATTATTAATCTTGAGGGTCTTGCAGCAAAGGTGCTTGTAAAAAAAACGGGTTGCCATGGATTGTGCGAGAGAGGACCTATTGTTGTTTTTGGTGATGATGAAATATTATATCAAAGTGTCGGTAAAAGAAATGTAAATGAGGATGTAAAGTCGTTAATAGAAACTATTAAAAGTAATAAGATTGCAGATAAACTCCTCTATAAAGGCGATGATAAAACCAAAAGGTATGTGTCACCCCTCGATATTCCGTTCTACGCGGGTCAAAATAGGATTGTTCTCTCTCTAAATGGCACAATCGACCCTGAAGATATAGATGAGTATATACAACGGGGAGGTTACAGGGCACTCTACAAAGCACTCAAAATGAATACAGATGAAATTATCGATTGGGTGCAAAAATCAGGTTTACGAGGGAGAGGTGGGGGTGGTTTTCCCACAGGTGCAAAATGGCGTTCCTGCAAAGATGCTGAAGGACAACCTAAATATATTCTTGCAAATGGAGATGAGGGAGATCCCGGTGCCTTTATGGATAGGTCGCTTATGGAAGGAAATCCTCATGCTGTACTTGAAGGGATGATCATAGGTGGCTATGCCATTGGCTCTAATCAGGGATATATATATGTGAGGGATGAGTATCCTCTTGCCGTTAATAGACTTTCAAAGGCGATTGAAAAGGCGAGGGAATATGGCTTCCTCGGTAGAAATATATTTAATTCAGGCTTTAAATTCGACATCACCATATTCAGGGGTGGCGGTGCCTTTGTCTGTGGGGAATCCACGGCACTTATGTCCTCTATCGAGGGCAAAGCTGGAGAACCAAGGGCAAAATATGTCCACACAGTGGAGAAAGGACTCTGGGAAAAACCTTCAAATTTAAACAATGTTGAGACATGGGCCTGTGTTCCCCATATAATCAATAAAGGATGGGAATGGTTTGCATCGATTGGTACTCAAGGAAGTAAAGGGACAAAGGTCTTTTCGCTTGTAGGTAAGGTAAAAAATACAGGGTTAATAGAAGTCCCGATGGGAATGACATTAAGGGAAATTATCTTTGGACTGGGAGGGGGTATTCAAGGGGATAAAAAATTCAAGGCAGTTCAAACCGGTGGTCCATCTGGCGGTTGTATACCTGCAGAATATCTTGAAATGCCTGTAGATTTTGATTCCCTTACAAAACTCGGTTCTATGATGGGCTCTGGTGGGATGATAGTTATGGATGAGAGAAACTGTATGGTAGACGTGGCACGCTATTTTTTAACATTTCTTGTCGAGGAATCCTGCGGAAAGTGTACACCATGCAGGGAAGGCGTGAGAAGGATGTATGAGATTGTGGAGCGTATATGCAATGGGAATGGGGATAAGGGCGATATTGAACATCTTGAAGAGCTTGCAAGGGCAATCAATCTGGGTTCTCTTTGCGCCCTCGGTCAAAGTGCACCCAATCCTGTCCTCTCAACAATCAAATATTTTAAAGATGAATACCTGGCACATATAGAAGATAAGAAGTGCCCTGCTGGTGTATGCAAAGCCCTTATAAAATTCAGTATTGTTCCGGAAAAATGCACCGGCTGTACCCTTTGCGCCCATGAATGCCCTGTCAAGTGTATAACAGGGAAGAAAAAGGAAGTACATACAATAGATCAGGCACAATGTATACGATGTGGTACCTGCTATGATAATTGCCGTTTTGATGCGATAAAAATCGAATAGGGAGATATAATTATGGTTGAGTTCAAGATAAATGGCAAATTGGCAAAGGGAGAAAAAGGCGAGCCTATTCTTAATATAGCAAGAAGGGAAGGTCATGTTATACCAAGCCTCTGTTACCATGAAACCCTTGGTTCTGATGGCAGGTGCAGACTGTGTGTAGTAGAGGTAAGGAAGGGAAACAGAAAAAGAATTGTTACATCATGTCTGTATGGTGCAGAGAATGGCATTGAGGTATATACAGAATCGCCTGATGTCTGGCTTGTCAGAAAAACTGTTCTTGAGCTTTTACTCGCCAGATGTCCGGATTCAGAAATAATCCACCATCTTGCCGGACAATACGGTGTAAAGAATGTTAGGTACACCAAGGACAAGGATAAAGGGAAATGTATTTTATGCAGTTTATGTGTAAGAACCTGTGAGTCAATTGTAGGTGTCTCTGCCATTGACATGAGCGGTAAGGGCCCTGCAAAAAAGGTTACAACACCATTTGATGAACCATCGGATGTATGTATAGGATGCGGCGCCTGTGTTGTGGTGTGTCCAACAGGACACATCTATATGGAGGATAAAAGTGGTGTAAGGACAATCTGGAAAAAGCAGTTTGAGCTTGCCAGATGCCCAAAATGTGGTAGATACCATGCGCCTGTTGAGCAACTGCAATTCATCTCACAAAAATCAGGAACATCCGTTGATGAACTGCTTGTATGTCAGGATTGCAAGTAGTCAATTTATAAAAATGAATAATATTTAAATAAATTAATATATATTGAAAAAGTTTTTTAAAAAAAATATAATAAGTGATTAATATCACTGAAAAAGTTTTTATTTTACTATAAATATATTGTATACTATAGATGAACTATTGAATATTAAATAAGGGATATAGTATGTCCATTGACCTATACAAAATAGGGCAATTTCTAAAAGAAAAAAGGGAAGAAAAAGGATTAACAATAGTTGAAATATCAAATGTTTTATTTTTAAGAAAATCATTAATAGAGGCTATTGAATCTGGTAATTGGGATGTTCTACCTCATCCAGTATATGTAAAAGGCTACATAAAAGAATACGCAAGTTTATTAAAGGTTTACGATGAAATAGTTCACGATTTGGTTGAAGAAAACAATGCTGTGGTCATAGATGTTCCAGTACAACAGAAATCCGAACCAAAGCGTAAAAAACTATCTAAAACAATATTATTATATCCCGTAACCATTGCCCTTATAATAACAGTTTTTTTTATCTTCAATAAAACACAAAACAACCAAACACCAACCATAAAATTAGGGAATGCAACAGGACATATTTCTGCAAGTTCATATAACAATAATGGTGTTGATAAAAAAAATATCCCTAATATTCCTGACGTAAAAAGACTCATGATTACCTGTCATGAAAGAACATGGATAAGCGTTGTTATTGACGAAACAGAGAAAAAGGAATTTATGCTAAACCCGCAGGAAATTATAATGTTGAATGCAAAAGAAAAGTTTGACCTACTCATTGGAAATGCAGGTGGTGTAAAACTTTTCTTAAATGGCAAAGATATTGAATTCACTGGAAAAAACGGTGAAGTAAAGAGAATTAAATTATCGTAATAAGTAATCAGAAATCAGTGGCTTAACCTTTCCATTTCCTGGGCTGAAATATCAAAATTTGCGTATACATGCTGAACATCATCAGAATCCTCTAACGCCTCCATTAATTTTAACATGGTTTCTGCGTTTTTCGCTTCAATCTTTACATAATTCTGGGGCATCATGCTAATTTCAGCAACAATATATTTAATACCATTTTTATCAAAGACTTTTTTAACTGGCTCAAAGCTTGAAAGGTTAGTTACGACTTCTATTTCATTTTCGTCTTCAGTAATATCCTCTGCGCCTGCTTCAAGGGCAATTTCCATTATTTTATCTCCATCTACAGCATTTTTGTCAAAGGAAATATAACCCTTTTTGCTGAATAACCAGGAAACACTACCTGCTTCGGCAAGGTTACCGTTGAGTCTTGTAAGGATGTAGCGAACATCGGCTGTTGTCCTCTTTTTGTTATCTGTTAATGTTTCTATAAGAATTGCAACCCCACCGGGTCCATATCCTTCATAGGTATGTTCTTCATAACGTTCTCCACCTTCAAGGGCGCCGGTTCCTTTTTTTATAGCCTTTTCAATATTATCTTTTGGCATATTCTCAGCCTTTGCCTGGGCAATCGCAACCCTGAGTCTTGCATTTGCTTCTGGATCACCCCCGCTAATGCGGGCAGCGGTCGTAATTTCTTTAATCAGCTTAGTAAATATTTTACCCCGCTTTGCATCAGCAGCGCCCTTTTTATGTTTAATTGAACTCCATTTACTATGTCCGGACATTGGTCCCCCCGAGAATTGAATGGTGGGCGATATTGGATTCGAACCAACGACCTCTGGTATGTGAGACCAGCGCTCTAACCATCTGAGCTAATCGCCCTTTAGTATTATTTTTATTATACCATATTTCAAATGTCAATATAAAGACAGGATGTGAATTTTGTTTAATTTTTTCTATCAATCATTTATTATCTTCCTATGAGCAGGTTTGTTTTTGGGCCCGTTCCTTCCAGAAGATTGGGGTTTTCATTAGGGGTAGATATTATTCCAAAAAAATATTGTAGTTTTGATTGTATATACTGCCAGATTGGAAAAACTACAAACAAAGAAATACTAAGGAAAGGTTTCTTTAACCCCTACGAAATAGTGAAAGAGGTAATTGAAAAGGCAAGTATATCAAAACATATCGATTTCATAACATTTTCAGGTTCTGGCGAGCCCACATTAAATTCAAATATTGGTTTGATGATTAATGAGATTAAAAAAAGAATAAATATACCAGTATCAGTCATTACTAACGGATCACTATTATTTAAAGAAGATGTGAGGAATGACCTCAAAACAGCAGACATTGTTCTGCCGTCATTGGATGCTGCGAGTGAAGACATATTTCGATACATAAATAGACCACATAGCTTGATAGAGCTTAGTTTATTAACAAAAGGTCTGAAAGAATTTAGAGATGAGTACCGTGGTAAGATATGGCTTGAGATTATGTTGATTAAAGGTATAAATGACGACATTGAAGAACTGAAAAAATTTAAAGATATTTTAAAATATCTTAATGTGGACAAAATCCAGCTTAATACAGTAACAAGGCCACCAAGTGAAGAAATAAAAGGCAGAATTAAAAAGACTGAGCTCGAGGAAATAAGCAAATTTTTTGGAAATAATTGTGAAGTAATATGCACATTCGAAAAGATTATTGTAAAAAATGAAAAAGAAGACTGGACAGAAATGGTATTAGATATTCTCAAAAGAAGGTCACTAAGTTTAGATGATATAGTAAAAATTACAGGTGTGTCGTTTTCCAAGGCTAAAAACCAATTACATGTAATGGAAAAAAAGGGGAAAATAAAAAGTTTTCATTTTGGCGAGGGTATCTTCTATTTAAAGAATGAATGACATTGTAGTAGTCATAAACCAATATAAAGAAATTGTAGAGAAATTGTTATTGACAAATTGCTGTGCCAAAATTTACTATAAATCTGTATCGTAATTTTCCTGCCTAAAAAACTTTCAAGGGGGGCTACAATGTTTTATACAGAAACGAAAGAATGGCATACAGAAAAAATGATATGGCGAACGATAAAATCATTGAAATCAAACTATTTTGATGCAGTATCTTTTACAAAAAGAGAGGAACTGGTTAATGCAGTGCTGAGCTATGTAAAGCCGAAGATGAAAGTCGGCTTTGGTGGTTCTATAACCATAAGGGAACTGGGTATTGTTGAGAGACTGAAGAAGGAGGATGTAACACTCCTCGACCATTGGAAAGAAGGGCTTGCAAAAGAAGAGATAGATAAAATCAGAATGCAGCAACTAACGTCAGATCTTTTCATCTCCGGTGCTAATGCGATAACGGAAAAGGGTGAAATAATCAATATTGACGGGTTCGGGAACAGAATCAACAGTATCACATTTGGTCCCAAGAAGGTCATCATCATTGCAGGTTATAATAAGATAGTTCCGGATATAGATGCAGGACTGGAGAGAATCAAAAGGATAGCTGCGCCTATCAATGCAAAAAGGTTGAATCTTACGCTGCCATGTACTGAGACAGGTTACTGCCATGACTGTAAGTCTGAAGCAAGAATATGCAGGGTTATATCTATTATACAGCGAAAACCATATTCAACAGACATCTCAATTTTCTTAATGAATGAAGAACTGGGCTTTTAAGGAGGGTTATATGAAAATCAAAAGGGCTGTGATAAGCGTATCAAACAAATCTGGCTTACAGGAATTGGCATCCTTCCTAAAAAACTATAGTGTTGAAATATTATCTACTGGTGGAACGAAGAAGTACCTTGACGGAATAGGGGTTAGCCCCATAGAAGTAAGTGCATACACTGGTTTTCCTGAAATAATGGATGGAAGGGTAAAAACACTTCACCCAAAAGTCCATGGTGGCATCCTCAATATCAGGGATAACAAAGAACATCAAAAGGCAATGGAATCCTTGAATATAAAACATATCGACATGATAGTTGTGAATCTTTACCCCTTCAAAGAAGTAATAAGCAAGGGATGTACATTTGAAGAAGCTATAGAAAACATAGATATTGGCGGGCCATCAATGATTAGAGCAGCAGCAAAAAATTTCAAGTATGTCACAGTAGTTATTGATCCGGATGACTACTCAAGGGTTATGGAGAATATGAAGGCTAATAACGGGGAAACAACAGAGGATTTGAGGTTTTATCTTGCAAAAAAGGTATTCTACTCAACTTCCGAGTACGATAGCAATATCTATAAATATTTATCAAAAATAAAACGTTAAAAGGAAGAAATATATGAAAATTCTTGTATTAGGGGGTGGTGGTAGAGAACATGCCCTTATATGGAAACTATCGCAGTCAAAAAATGTAAAAGCCTTATACTGTGTGCCAGGCAATGGTGGAATTTCTGAAATGGCAGACTGTATTGAAATGGATATAAATGACATAAGAGGCCTTATTGACTTCTCCAAAAAGGAATATATAGAGTTAGTTGTAGTCGGACCTGAAGGCCCGTTGGCATCTGGTGTTGTGGACGCTTTTGAAAAAGAAGGTATACCAATATTTGGTCCGCCTAAAAAGGGAGCACAGATAGAAACAAGTAAAATTTTTGCGAAAGAGTTGATGGACAGACATAAAGTACCAACTGCATCTTTTGAAACATTCTTCAAATATAACGATGCGCAAACATATCTAAAAAGTATCCAACCTCCTTATGTTATCAAAGCTGATGGGCTATGTGCAGGAAAGGGGGCTTATGTAATATTCGACAAACAGGAAGGTGAAGATGTTTTAAGGGCATTGATGGTAGAACTCATCCATGGAAATGCCGGTAAAAATGTAATTGTTGAGCACTTTTTACCAGGCGTTGAGGCTTCGTATATAGCCTTCACCGATGGTATATCAATCCTTCCATTGCTCGCCTCTCAGGATCATAAGCCATTACTCGATGATGACAGAGGTCCAAACACAGGTGGCATGGGCGCATATACACCGATACCCTTTATAAACAGTGCAATGGAAAGGGATATTAACGACTCAATCATGAATAGAACAATTCATGCCCTGAGCAATGAAGGTATTGATTATAAAGGCGCACTCTATGGCGGGTTAATGTTAAGGAACAATGAGCCGTATGTTCTTGAGTTTAATGCACGATTGGGAGATCCTGAAACCCAACCGATACTGTTTAAAATGGAAAGCGACATTCTCCCTATTTTGCTTGCCTGTGTCGAAGGTAAGTTGGACAGCATAAAAAAAATTGAATGGAAAAGTGGTGTCTCTGTATGTGTAGTAGTCGCATCAAGGGGTTACCCGGATAAACCCGAAAAGGGAAAAATTATCAAGGGATTGGAAAAACTTAAAAATGAAAAAGATGTTATTGTATTCCACGCAGGAACAAAAAAGGTCGGAAATGACTATTACACTTCAGGTGGAAGGGTTTTAGGAGTAACTGCAACAGGAGAAACATTTAAAGACGCAATTAACAAGGTCTATGAGGCTGTCTCATGTATAGAGTTTGACGGCATGCATTACAGGAAGGACATAGGCAGAAAAGCGTTAAATACAGGGAATAGGGGATAGGGTTTTAGGGGTTAGTAATGCTATCCCTGTACCATGAACCCTAAAGATGGAGGAAAAAATGGGTAAGGAGCATAATATAGGTCTTATTCCAGGCGATGGAACGGGCCCTGAGGTTATTGCTGAAGGCGTAAAGGTTTTGAATGCAACATCAAAAAAATTAGGATTTGTCTTAAAATTTAATGAGTATGACTTAGGTGGAGCAAGATATATAAAAACTGGAGAAACTCTCCCAGATAGTATCTTAAATGAATTAAGGCAATATGACGCCATATATCTCGGAGCTATCGGGCATCCCGATGTAAGACCAGGGATATTAGAGAAGGAGATCCTTTTAAGGATAAGGTTCGAACTCGATCAGTACATAAACCTGAGGCCTATTAAACTATACGAAGGTGTTGAAACGCCTTTAAAAAATAAAGGACCTAAAGAAATAGATTTCGTGGTGATAAGAGAAAATACAGAAGGGCTCTATACCGGTGCAGGTGGGGTCCTTAAAAGGGGTACCAAAGATGAGGTCGCCACACAAGAATCTATAAATACAAGGAAAGGTGTTGAAAGGTGTATAAGGTTTGCATATGAATATACCCAAAAGCGTAACAAAAACAAGAAACTCACTCTATGTGGCAAGACAAATGTCCTCACCTACGCATTTAATTTATGGGAAAGAACATTTTATGAACTCTCAAAGGAATATCCTGACATTAAAACCGAGTATGTCCATGTTGATGCAACCTGTATGTGGATGGTAAAAAATCCAGAATGGTTTGATGTGATTGTGACTGATAATATGTTTGGCGATATAATAACGGACCTTGGGGCTATGATCCAAGGTGGAATGGGCATAGCCTGTGGTGGAAATATCAATCCAAACGGTGTATCAATGTTTGAGCCTATTGGTGGTTCAGCCCCCAAATACACTGGTAAGAATGTTATAAATCCCTTAGCAGCAATACTTGCCGGGGGAATGATGCTTGAATTTATCGGGGAAAAAGAAGGTGCAAACATTATAGAAAATGCAGTACAAAAAGCACTTACACAAGATATAAAATCCCTTGATGCTGGCAAAATGGGAATGGGGACAAAGGAAGTAGGCGACCTTATTGTACGAAATGTTTTAAATTATTAAGTTTTTTTATTCTTCAATTCCTTTAGTTTCTTACTTAACGTATTCCTATTCATACCTAACAATTTTGCTGCTTTTGAAACATTATTCTTTGCAACCCTCATTGCTGCATTGATAAATACCTTTTCAATGATTGTTTGAATATTTAAAAGTATGTTGTCATTATTATCAGTTTTAGATAATAATAATTTATCTACTATAGTATCAGTTTTTACTTCAAGATTTTTATATAAGTTACTAATATCAATATATTTATTAGTATTTTCCATATAAAATAATATACTACTTAACATTAATACTATATCATTGAATGCTATGATGTTACATAATTTTTCTTCCTGTATTGCAATATTTTACAATATACATTGAACTAAAAAATTTCTTTCATCGACGACATTATTATAAACAAGTTGCTTTTAACCAGACTATCATTTATTTAGATCCTTAAAAAATGTACCAAATTCTCCTTTATCCGAAGCTTAACCTATAAAATTCCTCAGTTTGTAAATAGTGTTTTACACTGCTATTAAAAAAGCGATTTTTTCTCTTGACAAGGCAGCCATTTATTTTTAAATTGTATACAATTATTATGTATTAACGTTCCAAGGCAATACAATAAGAAAATTTAAGGAGGTTGCAATGGGTGAGCTGTTCAAGTGGGACTACTGAGGACAATTTGAATGACAAAGATGGTTTTGTTACAGATGCTGATGTGGCCTACATTAGGGAAAGAGCCAAAGGAGTAGTAGGCGGTATCTGCTGTATACAAGGGGTCTATATGGATGAGAAGCGGCAGGGCCAGGGCTATGTGGGTCAGGCGGCTTGCTGGGATGATAAGTATATTCCAGGCTTGAAGAGGCTTGCAGATGCAATTCATGAAGAGAAAGCTGTGGCTTCGTGTCAGTTGATGCACTGCGGTCGTGTTGGTGCTGTTGAGGTAGAATACTGTCATGGTCCATCACCAGTACCACAGAGATTAAGGATATTCAGACCAGTCCAGGTAATGACCAAGGATGATATCAAACGGTGTGTCGATCAACATGCTACTGCTGCAGAGAGACTCTGCAAGGCAGGTTTTGACATCGTTGAGATCTCAGGTATCGTCGGCTACCTTATCTCGAACTTCATCTCGAGCTACACCAACAAAAGAACTGATGAATATGGTGGTGATATCCGGGGAAGGATGAGGATGGTTGTAGAGCTTATTCAAGCAGTCAAGAAGGTTATCGGTGATCGCCCCTTAGGGGTTCGCCTTTGCTCCGATGAGCTCCTCGATGATGTCCGTGGAAACACGCCGGAAGAGTCGATGATTACGTATCAGATAGCTGAAGAGGCTGGAGCAGATTACATGAGCGTTACCCTCGGCTGGCAGGAATCAATCTACCCGGTTATCAGCAGAGATATCCCTCAGGGGAACTGGCTCTTCCTTGCAGAACGCGCCAAAAAACATATCAAGATACCTGTCCAGATGGCTTACAGGCTCTTTAATCCTGCAATACCCAATAAGGCTATTGGAGATGGCAAACTGGATTTCTGGGAAATGTGCCGTCCCATGATTGCTGATCCACATATGCCGAAAAAGGTCCTGGAAGGAAGAGAGGATGAAATCAGGCCATGTGTGGCATGCAATCTCTGTCTTGCAAGACTCTTCCGCGATGCCCCTATGACATGCTACATAAACCCGGTTTGTGCCCATGACCACGATCCAAAGTTTCACATTACACCAGCAGAAATGAAGAAGAAGATCATGATCGTCGGTGCAGGGGCTGCTGGTTTGGAATGTGCGTGGGTTGCCGCAGAGAGAGGGCATGAGGTCCATGTATACGATAAGCTGACGGAAGTAGGGGGAACCCTCCTTGAGGCACGTAAAGCGCCTTATGGAGATGAGGAACTTTATTATCAGATAAATTTTGCAAAGGCAAAATCTGATAAGGCAGGCGTAAAATTCCATTTAGGCATAGAAGTAACACCAGAACTAATTGACGAAGAAATGCCCGACACAGTTGTCCTGGCAGTGGGACCTAAATACATTAAAGGGACTGCCCCTGGTTTCGATAAACCCAATGTTGTTGGCGTTCTTGATGTTTTAGCCGGAAAAGCCAAGGTCGGAGAAAACATTGTCGTCTGGGGTAACAAAAAACCAGGCGTCGGCGTTGCTCTATATCTCGCAAAACAGAAAAAGAAGGTAACCATTGTCGGTAGAAATAAAGATTTTGCGATTGATATTAATCCTTCCTTCAGGTGGCGCTATAATGCATATTTACGACAAAATGGTGTAACTGTGTATAACGATTGTGACATCGTAGAGATTACCAACAACAGTGTCACCGCAATGACCTATGATGGTTATCAGATTCCCATCAAGACAGATACTGTGGTCTGCACTGAACGTGCTCCGAACCAAGATTTAAAGAATGCAGTAAAAGACTTAGGTGTGGAGATTTTTGAAATAGGAGACATGGTAATACCTCGTAACCTGTCAAGTGCGGTCCATGATGGTTATAAAGTAGGCCTAAGGATTTAAAACTAATTAAGGAGGGATAATATGCCTGTTGATGCAGAAAAGGAAATAAGTCGCTTATGGAGGGCATTACATGGTGCCCAAGATAGCACTATAAAAACATTTTATCAGTGGCGTAATGCTGCTGTGGGGCTGCTTCCAAATGCTAATCCATCAGAAATTGCTTTAAAAGGCTGGGAAGCCATGGCTCAGAATATGGGTAAATCATTTCTCCCGAGGCTGAGCTTCTCTAAAGGTGAAGAGGCCTTTTTAAAACAAGTTGCAGGACTTTATGTGAATACCTGGCAGGGTTACGGTGCTGTGGTAAAAGTTGAAAAAGGCAGTAACCCTATGGAAGCTTTTATTAAATGGGAAAGGTGCCCATGGCCATCGTTTGCAAAGGATTTTGATGCTCCTTTAAAAGAAGATGTGACCGGATGCGACCTCGTTCTTCAGATA contains the following coding sequences:
- a CDS encoding radical SAM protein; this encodes MSRFVFGPVPSRRLGFSLGVDIIPKKYCSFDCIYCQIGKTTNKEILRKGFFNPYEIVKEVIEKASISKHIDFITFSGSGEPTLNSNIGLMINEIKKRINIPVSVITNGSLLFKEDVRNDLKTADIVLPSLDAASEDIFRYINRPHSLIELSLLTKGLKEFRDEYRGKIWLEIMLIKGINDDIEELKKFKDILKYLNVDKIQLNTVTRPPSEEIKGRIKKTELEEISKFFGNNCEVICTFEKIIVKNEKEDWTEMVLDILKRRSLSLDDIVKITGVSFSKAKNQLHVMEKKGKIKSFHFGEGIFYLKNE
- a CDS encoding lactate utilization protein, whose amino-acid sequence is MFYTETKEWHTEKMIWRTIKSLKSNYFDAVSFTKREELVNAVLSYVKPKMKVGFGGSITIRELGIVERLKKEDVTLLDHWKEGLAKEEIDKIRMQQLTSDLFISGANAITEKGEIINIDGFGNRINSITFGPKKVIIIAGYNKIVPDIDAGLERIKRIAAPINAKRLNLTLPCTETGYCHDCKSEARICRVISIIQRKPYSTDISIFLMNEELGF
- a CDS encoding IMP cyclohydrolase, with protein sequence MKIKRAVISVSNKSGLQELASFLKNYSVEILSTGGTKKYLDGIGVSPIEVSAYTGFPEIMDGRVKTLHPKVHGGILNIRDNKEHQKAMESLNIKHIDMIVVNLYPFKEVISKGCTFEEAIENIDIGGPSMIRAAAKNFKYVTVVIDPDDYSRVMENMKANNGETTEDLRFYLAKKVFYSTSEYDSNIYKYLSKIKR
- the purD gene encoding phosphoribosylamine--glycine ligase — its product is MKILVLGGGGREHALIWKLSQSKNVKALYCVPGNGGISEMADCIEMDINDIRGLIDFSKKEYIELVVVGPEGPLASGVVDAFEKEGIPIFGPPKKGAQIETSKIFAKELMDRHKVPTASFETFFKYNDAQTYLKSIQPPYVIKADGLCAGKGAYVIFDKQEGEDVLRALMVELIHGNAGKNVIVEHFLPGVEASYIAFTDGISILPLLASQDHKPLLDDDRGPNTGGMGAYTPIPFINSAMERDINDSIMNRTIHALSNEGIDYKGALYGGLMLRNNEPYVLEFNARLGDPETQPILFKMESDILPILLACVEGKLDSIKKIEWKSGVSVCVVVASRGYPDKPEKGKIIKGLEKLKNEKDVIVFHAGTKKVGNDYYTSGGRVLGVTATGETFKDAINKVYEAVSCIEFDGMHYRKDIGRKALNTGNRG
- a CDS encoding 3-isopropylmalate dehydrogenase; protein product: MGKEHNIGLIPGDGTGPEVIAEGVKVLNATSKKLGFVLKFNEYDLGGARYIKTGETLPDSILNELRQYDAIYLGAIGHPDVRPGILEKEILLRIRFELDQYINLRPIKLYEGVETPLKNKGPKEIDFVVIRENTEGLYTGAGGVLKRGTKDEVATQESINTRKGVERCIRFAYEYTQKRNKNKKLTLCGKTNVLTYAFNLWERTFYELSKEYPDIKTEYVHVDATCMWMVKNPEWFDVIVTDNMFGDIITDLGAMIQGGMGIACGGNINPNGVSMFEPIGGSAPKYTGKNVINPLAAILAGGMMLEFIGEKEGANIIENAVQKALTQDIKSLDAGKMGMGTKEVGDLIVRNVLNY